The Actinomycetota bacterium nucleotide sequence AAACGCCCAGCCGAAGCCCACGGTGGTGACCAGCACGCCGGCGAGCGCCGGCCCGACGACGCGGGAGCCGGTCATCAATGCGCTGTGAAGCGTCACCGCGTTGTGGATCTGCTCGGGCGGCACCAGCTCGGCGACGAACGCCCGGCGAGCCGGGGTGTCGAAGGCGAACATGATCCCGCCGGCAAGGGCGACTGCGTAGAAGGCGGGCAGCGGCGCGTTGGGGAGGAAGGCGAGAGCCGCCAGCGCCAGCGACTGCAGCATCTCGAGCGCCTGGGTCACCAGCAGTATCGTCCGCTTGTCCTTGCGGTCCGCCAGAAGCCCGGCCCAGGGGCCCAGCACGAGAATCGGCCCGAACTGGCAAGCGGTCAGTATGCCGACGGCGAGGCCGCTGTGGGTCCGGTGGAGCACCAGAAGGATCGCGGCGACCGAGGTGAGCCAGTTGCCGATTTGTGAGATCGACTGGCCGATAAAGAACAGCCTGAAGTTGCGGACCGACAGCGCCAGAAAGGTCTTGCGGGAGATACCCCGCAGACCGCCGACCGGCTTGTGTTCGGATAGTCGCTCCATCCATCAACGCTAACGTGAACCGGCGCCCTATGAGTCCGGCCCTTGACGCAACCGGACCTCGATGCTGGACTCTCAGCCCACCAAGCAAATCAGGGAGGCCGTGATGCGTACGCCGGTTTTCGAGTTGCACATAAGGCCGATGTTCCGGGCCACCGACCGCGAGCACATGCAGCACCTGTTCGGCGAGGACTTCGATCTCTGGAACTACGACGCAGTCGTTGAGTTCGCCGACCGGATCCTGGACAGCCTGGAGCAGAGCATGCCGCCGGACGACACCGGGGGGCCGTGGCCGGTGGAGTGGGTCCTGCTGTTTCAACGCTGGAGGCTGGCCGGGTTCAAGCGGCTCGAGCTCGGCAAAGGCACCTACGAGGTGCTGCGGACCGAGGACGTGGCCGACCTTGTCGCCACCTTCACGCTCCCGGCGCCGGGGTGGTCCGGGTGGCTGCAGCTGGAGTCGGTTTCGGATACGTCGAGGACCTACATCCTCTACCTCGAGGCGCCGGACGACCCGGAGGGCGGGTTGGCGGAGGAGGTCACGGACTCCGAGCAGTTCGACGTCCCGGGCCTGGAGAAGCTGTTCATCCACGACAAGGACGGCGTGAAGCAGCTGGCAATTCCCCAGACACCGGACGGCGCCGGTTAAGGAAAAATTCATGTCGAGCAAAGCTACCTTCGGTGCAATAATCGGCCGCTCAGTCACTTAGGGGGCAGAGTCGGTCATGGGTACGTACAACACCACGTTTTGCCTGGTGAACCTCAGCGGGAGGTCGATCTCGTCGACCTCGGTAGCAATCGACGATCCGGACGATTGGGACTACGTAACGGATGAAAACAAGAACCGGCCCGACCTTAACCTCGGCGGCGGTCTGGACAGCAACAACGCACGGTGCGAGCGGGAAGAGATCAACGCAGGTACCAGCAAGGGGTGCTGGTTCACCGTCGGGCTTGACTTCATTGGGCTGCCGGAGCCTCTTCCGAAGATGGAGTTCAAGGTCAACCAGTGGGATTACATTCCGGACCAGATCATGGATCTCACGCTGCTGTCCAATGCCGCAAACCCGCAGATGCCCAAGGCGCTCAAAGACCTGCCAAACGTACGGCCAAAGGTGCACCCGAACATCGTCTACATCGACAACGTTGATCCGTGGCTCTGTACGCCCATCATCAACTTGAACTACGGGTAAGCCTTGGCGAGTGAAACGCTCACGGGCGAGCTGTTTACGGCCGGGATGAGTCCAGGGTCCGGAGCGTCTGCTCCATGTACTCGCGGAACCGCGGGTCTTCGCGCCCGTCGAGGTAGTTGAAGCTGTGGCCCCAGAGGCGGATCTGGTTCGGGCCGGCCACCGGCGCCGGAGGGTCGTCGAAGTAGACGTCGTCCGGCCGGTCCGCCTCCGGCTCACAGCCAACAGGTCGGTGGGGCTCGACGAACATCCGGCCCCCGAGGAAATCCGTTGTGCGCCCGAAGTTCATCCACCCGGGCGCCTGGGGGTCCCGGGGGAGCGGGAACTCACTGTAATGGGCTTCCCGGTCGAGCCCCTCGAGTTCCGCCTTCAGCTCGTACAGGTCTTCCGGTCTGACGACGTTGGGGAAGGAGCGGCCGTAGGAGCGCTGAAGCATGCACCCGTAGGTCACGTAACGGATCTTGCGTAGCCTGCTCCGTGTGCCGTCGCCGAGCAGGCTCTCAAGGACGGCGCTGCATAGAAGTGTGCCCTGGGAGTGGGCCAGCAGGAGGACCCGGCGCGGGCCTTCCGTAAGCGCCAGCAGGCGGTTGCGGAGCTCGGGGACCGACCGTTCGCCGTAGCTCGGAGGCGCAAGCGGGTGAAACCGGCGGGGGAAGAAGCCGGTGATCTCCCAGAGGGTGCCGATGGCGCGCCGCAGCCCGGTGTCCTTCTGCGCTCCCCGTACCAGCCAGATCACCAGGAAGGCAATGCCGACCAGGAGCCAGGAGGCGAAGCCGACGAACCGGTCGAGGTCCTCCGCCGAACGTTGCAGGTACTGGCCGGTGATCACCGAGAAGGCGCAAGCCATGAAGGCGACGATCCCGACGGTGACGAGCCAGTCCAGGTCGTCCAGCAACGATGCGAACATCCGCCCTCTGGCAACCCTGACCGCAAGCTTCTCCTGCTCGTCGGGTGACAGGTCGCCGGCTTTGAGCGACTTGCGGATGCCGGGAACCGCCGCTTTGAAGCGAAATCGCCACAGCCCGGCGATGCGCGTCTGGAAGGCCAGCCCGAAGACCAGCAGGGAGCCGAGCCCGGCGGCTGCGATCCAACCCAGCTCGTCGTAGTAACCGATGACTGCGGCATCCGGGGGTGGCCCGCTCCGGCTCACCGGCACCGCACTGCCCAGCCGCTGCGCGGCGAAGACGATGACCGCCGCCGAGACGAGCGTCAGCGCAGCCGCCCCGACCGCAGCGAGCGTACCGGGCCCCCCGACCCGAAGCTTCCACCGGGGAGCGTAGTCGTGGGCCCGGCGTGCCTGCATCCGGGCGGCCCCCATCAGGTAGAGGCCGCTGATTGCTGCGCCCGCCAGGCCGGCCACCAGTCTCGATCCCGCTCCGGGCGCCGCCCTTATGCCCAGCACGGCGGCCAGGAAGACCGGCGCCAGGCCGAACGAGATCCAGAACTGGTTGTTGAGGTGGGCATCCGGGTCGTCCGGCACCTTCCGGCCGTCCACTTTCTCAACCGCTTTGGTCAGCCGGTTGCGCAGGGCGTAAATCGCCAGCCCCGCCACGGCGGCCAGCAGCCCGGCTCCCAGCCAGTGTGCCCAGAGGGGCCCCGGGAGGAACGAGAAGGCCCCCACCGGGGCGCGGGCGGGGCGGTTCAGCGCCCAGAACAGTGCCCCCCCGATGACCGGAATCGCCGCGAACATACGAATTTGGTCGCGGACGAAGTACAACATCAGCAGGGCGAACTCGGCCACGAGAACCCCGTCGAACGAGTTGCGCAGGGCGCCGAGGGTCATCGGGAGCCCGGCGCGCACCGGGGCGTTCCAGGAGACCCAGATCAGCGCGGCGATCGCAATGCCGGTGGCCACCGCGGTCAACCGCACCGCCCGCTGCCACCCGGTGACGCCGCCGGGACCGTGGCGGACGCTCCCGGCGGCAATGACCAGCCCGGCCGCTAGCCCGGCGAGCGCCCACAACCCAAAGTGGAGTGGCCGAATCCTGCCCGTCCAGGAGGGCTCGGCCAGGAGGGTGACAGCACCGGCAAGGGTGGCTCCCAGCACCGCAACCGCTCCTACACCGTGGGATGCGGCGAGCAGGCGGGTCACATCGGGCGCCTGCCAAAACCGGGAATCCCGAAGAGGCGTCATATCCACCAGCAGTTTGTCGTCGCCGGCGTCGGTCTTCGACCAGCGGGCGAAGTTGCGGGGGTCGCCCCGGCCGGTCCACAACAGCGTCAGGACCACCGCCAGCGGCAGCGCCGAAAACACGATGACCTGGCGGATGACGCTCGGGCCCACGAACTCGGTGATCGAGTTGAACCAGCCGAGCAGGTAGCGGCCCCGGCACGCCTCCGACCGGCCGCACTGGTAGGCGAGCAGGTCGACGAACACCACCATCGCCCACAGTGCGTAGTGGACAGTCAGGAGTAGACCGATCAGCCGGATCAGGGCCCTTTCCCACGCCCCGTTCGGTTTGGGTCCGACCATCCAGCCGGCGTGGTTGACCATTGCGAAAGGAAAGAGCAGCAGCCAGAAGGCTCGTGAGGCCGAACGGCTGCTGATGGCCGACCAGGAGTAGGCCTCGACGTTGCGATCCGGCCCGATCTCCGGCGGGCCGAGCCTTCGGTAGAACCCCGCCTTGTCGTCACCGGAGACAAACAGCGGGTGGGGATCGTTGACCAGGTCCTCGGGCGGGGCGCCGCTGACGCCGTGGGTGCGAAGCTCGGTGACCCCTTCGGGATCCAGGGGGTGCTCGGCTGTGCCCTGCGTGTCGATCCGGTAGTACCGTTCGAAGAACCTGTTCGGCTTCTTCAAGCGAACGCCCTCTTGGCTCCTGCTCCGTTGCTATCGGCACACTATTCGAACGAGCGGGGGCAGCAAAGCCCCGTCAGTCGGGGAGAAGAGGAACCGTCAGGTCCTCGCCGCGGTTCAACAGCACCCCGCGGGTGATCGACTTCGAGCCGAACTTGTCCCGCACGCCGTCCACGGCGGCGTCGATGGCGTGGCTCCTGGGTTGCGTCAACGGCAGCCCCGTTTGGTCCGCGGAGTCACTCGAGTCCAGGTTGCTCAATGTCAGCCCTATCAGGGTGATGCCCTGCTGCCGGATCATCGGCATAGCGGCCACCAGCAGGCCCCGGGCGGTGGTGATGATCGTAAGGGTGTGCGAGGTGGGCTCGGGCATGGTGTGGGAGCGGGTGGCGCGGGTGAAGTCGTCGAAGCGAAGCCTGAGCGTCACGGTGCGGCAGACCCGGTCCGCGGCCCGGAGACGGCGGCCGAGCCGGTCGGCCAGGGCTACCAGGTCGGCGTCCAGCTGCTGGGCCGTCCGGCCCCGGCGCCCGAGGGCCCGCTGGGCCCCCATCGACCGCCGGCGTTTGCGAACCTGCACCGGCCGGGGGTCCCGGTTGTGGGCCAGGGCGTGGATGTGCCGGCCCGAAGCCTGGCCGAGGATCTCGACCAGCGACGCCTCGCTCATCCACGCAACCTGCCTCACGGTCGTGATGCCGCGGGCGCGCAGCTTCTCGGAGGTCACCTTGCCCACGCCCCAGAGGCGCTCGACCGGCAGCGGGTGAAGGAAGTCCAGCTCGCCGCCGGCGGGAACCACCAGCAGGCCGTCCGGCTTGGACACTGCGCTCGCTACCTTGGCCAGGAACTTGGTGGTCGCCACACCCACCGAGATCGGCAACCCGACCCGCTCCCGCACATCCCGGCGAAGCCTCTCGGCGATCTCGGTCGGTGTGCCTGAGATCCGCCTAAGGCCGCCGACGTTGAGGAACGCCTCGTCGATCGAAATCCCCTCGACGAACGGCGTGGTGTCGTCGAAGACCTCGAACAACGCCTTGCTGGCCGCGCTGTAGGCGTGCATCCGGGGCGGCACGACCACCGCATGCGGGCAGAGCTTGCGGGCCGCCGACCCGGCCATCGGCGTGTACACCCCGTACTTCTTGGCCTCGTAGCTGGCGGCGAGCACCACGCCGCCTCCGACAATCACGGGCCGGCCGCGCAGTTCCGGGTGATCCCGCTGCTCGACCGAGGCGTAGAACGAGTCGGCGTCGGCATGCAGGATCGTTGCCTCATCCAGCATCGAACATATGTTCGCACAAGCCGGACCGGGAAGCTAGGGTTACTTCGCCCGAACGATGCGCTTGATGATGGCAGCGGTTATGGCTATGCCTGCGACCACGAAAGCGATCGCGACTGTTGTGTCGCGTGGACTCTTAGCGGAGCCGGCCGGCGGCATCAGTCGTACAGGTTCGGGACAAAGGTCTGGTCGGTGATGGGAGGCCTAACGTAGCCGCCGATGTCCTGCCGCGGCGGCAGCTCGATCGGCTCGGGCGTCAGGTCCT carries:
- the dinB gene encoding DNA polymerase IV, producing MLDEATILHADADSFYASVEQRDHPELRGRPVIVGGGVVLAASYEAKKYGVYTPMAGSAARKLCPHAVVVPPRMHAYSAASKALFEVFDDTTPFVEGISIDEAFLNVGGLRRISGTPTEIAERLRRDVRERVGLPISVGVATTKFLAKVASAVSKPDGLLVVPAGGELDFLHPLPVERLWGVGKVTSEKLRARGITTVRQVAWMSEASLVEILGQASGRHIHALAHNRDPRPVQVRKRRRSMGAQRALGRRGRTAQQLDADLVALADRLGRRLRAADRVCRTVTLRLRFDDFTRATRSHTMPEPTSHTLTIITTARGLLVAAMPMIRQQGITLIGLTLSNLDSSDSADQTGLPLTQPRSHAIDAAVDGVRDKFGSKSITRGVLLNRGEDLTVPLLPD